The Ignavibacteriales bacterium region CTAAAGCGATAAGAGCATATAACGACACTTTTGGTTTTGCTTTTCGTTCAGCCGGTATTGCGCTATCAAGAATAATGACAGAAGGGGTCTGCCGCTGCTCTTCAACTTTTGCTTGTTCGTATAATGGTGTTAAGAATTGAAGGATTTTATACTGAATTTCGACATCACGAAACCATCGAATATATTCACCGCCGAGGTCAGGTATTTTATTAAAAGGAACAAAAACTTTCATTTCATTTTGCGGAATATTTGTTCCCCTATTCATCTGTGTGAGCTTATTGTGCAATTCATCTATTTCAATTTGCGTTGCAATAACAGAAGGATTATCTGCTGATTGGGTCCTGCGAAGGACATTTGCCTGGACTTCTTTTAAAGCGAGCTGTCCTGTGATTTCTGCAGCTGCCTTTATTGACGCTTCCATTTGTTCAGGTAACGCTATGACACCATATTTCTTTTGGAATGATTTCAAAGAATCCTCTGCTTTTGCAAGGTCACTAAGATTCTTCTTGTATCGTTCTTCAATAAACTGACGGTTACCGCGCGCGTTTTGTCCCTGCAATCCCGTATTAGTTTTATTCAACATCTCAACAAAATAGTTTGTCATATCGGCGGCACGCTGAGGATCCTTATCGTACACCGTGATGGTAATATTACCTTCATCCTCGATTTTAAAATCAACATTCGTGAGTAATTCTTTTATGGTATTCTCAATGGGATAGTCAGTGATATCGTATACGTGCACCAAATCGAATTTTTGAATCACGGCGTTGAGTACCGTACCGCTTTTTAATATTGCTAAATATCGATCCGCTTCCGAATTGCCAGATATTGATGACAATGCTTTTGAAGGCGAAAACGATTTTGCGAGTGATGCGATTCCCTCTAATCCTCCCAATAAATCGGCTTTTTCAGCCGGGAATACCGAAGCAGTCGATTTATACCATTTTGGTAAAAGCAAAACAATAATAGCGGTAAGAACAGTACATAATAAGATAAAACGAGAAATAAACTTTCTATACTTTGTGATAATAGAAAGAAAATCCAACAAGCTGCTTGCAGGTGTTTGAGCATTTGTCTTTGCGTCTGCTATTTCTTCCGTCTTTTTATTTGTCATATTTTTTCCAAGCATTTAATCATTTACTCATGAACGGCTGACAACGTGTACGATTTTGTACGTCAGTGCTGAATTTATTTCTTTAATTGTATTGCCAGTAGTGCTATGCTCACCGCTGCTGTGATAACTGCGGCGGTTTGGCTAAAAATACTCATATAGTACGCAAAGGTGCGTTCAATCTTTTTCGGTACCCAGACATAGTCCCCCTCTTCTATTTTTGTTTCATCAGGAGCAAGCCATTGATGCGTTGACCGTTTTATGATCATTACATCACCAGTGCGCGCCTTATCGGTGAAGCCACCTGCTCTTTGTATATAATATTCATAATTTTTCCCTGCAACAAATGGAACGTTTCCGGGATTCGTGACCTGACCAAACACGTAGATGGTTTTTCTTACAGAAGGGATCGATATGTAGTCCCCATTCCTTAGATACACATCCTCCGAAAGGTCTTTATCGATAAACAATTTTCTAAAATCCACGTTGACGACTTCGCGCTTCGTATGCAACTCGCTTTCCATCAGATAATAGGAACTGTCTTCCGGCGCTATGCTTCCCCTTAAACTAAGAAGTTTTTCAAGCTCCACTTCTTCACGCGAGACCGTACCGCGATAGACTTGAGCAGATGCAAGCGACGCATACTCCGTAAAACCTCCGCACCATTCGATCACTGTTGAAAGTTTCGTACTGTCCTTGGATAAGGGATATGTCCCGGGATAATTGACTTCTCCCTCGACAATCACCCTGTAATCTTCGCGCACATCCGGCTGTTCTTGAACCACAATTCGGTCGCCCGCAACAAGAACCGGTGTATTCAACGAGTCATGTATCAGAGTGTGAAAATCATACACCGTCATGACCTGTGTGCCTTTCTTGACATCGTATCGGAATAAAAGAATGCTATCAGCCTTTGCCCGTGCAGTGAGACCGTAGGCTAACTCAATAGCATCGATCAAATGCTCGCCTTTGACCAGTTCGAAACTTCCCTGTGCATTGACGCCGCCATAAACGCCGAAGATATTCTTCTTCGAATCGATACGAGGGACAAATACTTCGTCTCCTTCCCTGAGCAACTGATTATACTGCGCATCTCGTGT contains the following coding sequences:
- a CDS encoding Wzz/FepE/Etk N-terminal domain-containing protein; protein product: MTNKKTEEIADAKTNAQTPASSLLDFLSIITKYRKFISRFILLCTVLTAIIVLLLPKWYKSTASVFPAEKADLLGGLEGIASLAKSFSPSKALSSISGNSEADRYLAILKSGTVLNAVIQKFDLVHVYDITDYPIENTIKELLTNVDFKIEDEGNITITVYDKDPQRAADMTNYFVEMLNKTNTGLQGQNARGNRQFIEERYKKNLSDLAKAEDSLKSFQKKYGVIALPEQMEASIKAAAEITGQLALKEVQANVLRRTQSADNPSVIATQIEIDELHNKLTQMNRGTNIPQNEMKVFVPFNKIPDLGGEYIRWFRDVEIQYKILQFLTPLYEQAKVEEQRQTPSVIILDSAIPAERKAKPKVSLYALIALVVSALLSMLIIFSIEGFERLRASDPVRFNTILHYLRSDWFGLKWKNIIKK
- a CDS encoding SLBB domain-containing protein — encoded protein: MIKQNQSMKFWNLKTTILSLCMWCVFMLTSNAQWTTDTKKELQESKSDLKSMIQAPVSNVPPMEGPVDPEKYFIGPSDVLSVNIWVSPPLNFSLTVTPEGTLIVPTVGEVPIVDLSLKDAKKRIIEEIKKKYITGNPTVTLLTPRQFSVTVTGAVRFPGKYILYATDRVDKAVAEANKITEENKLRQAHMYIRDDLSSLEERFQSKRNIRLTRRSGEIVHIDIPKYFATRDAQYNQLLREGDEVFVPRIDSKKNIFGVYGGVNAQGSFELVKGEHLIDAIELAYGLTARAKADSILLFRYDVKKGTQVMTVYDFHTLIHDSLNTPVLVAGDRIVVQEQPDVREDYRVIVEGEVNYPGTYPLSKDSTKLSTVIEWCGGFTEYASLASAQVYRGTVSREEVELEKLLSLRGSIAPEDSSYYLMESELHTKREVVNVDFRKLFIDKDLSEDVYLRNGDYISIPSVRKTIYVFGQVTNPGNVPFVAGKNYEYYIQRAGGFTDKARTGDVMIIKRSTHQWLAPDETKIEEGDYVWVPKKIERTFAYYMSIFSQTAAVITAAVSIALLAIQLKK